ACGGTAATCTCGCTACTCGAACAATCCGGTTCTACACGGTTTCGCGGTGTGTACGTTTCGAACGTCACCTCGCCCTCAACGATGAGGAACACCTCTTCTTGATCCATATGGGCGTGGAGCGAGCCGCTGAACCGCTCGCCGGGGCCGAGGGCGTACCGATTGATCGCAACGTCGGCGGTGTTCAGCGGGTCGGACAGTTTTCGGCGGTCGATGTCGTTCTCGGACGAGATGGAATCGAGGCCATCGATCGAGACAGTCTCCATATCCACGGCCCCAACCCCAGAGGACAAAAGCGTGCATCCGCTCGGGCAGGAACGACGTGCGGCTCGTCGCTCACTCGTCGTTCAGGCTTTCGAGGAGTTCGGGATCGGTCCCGAACTTGAGGACGTTCGTCACGACGGAGTTGCGGATGTTCGCCACGACCTTGCCGTGGCGCTTGTAGAACTCGTGGATCCATCGAGATTCAGCCTCGCGGGCCGGGAACATCATCACGGTCTTCCACTGGTACTCGCCGTCCGAGAGGAAATAGAAGAGGGTGTTCGGCGAGTCACGGATGTACTCCATCGCCGCTCGCCACTCCTCCGCGAAGTGCTCGGGATCGAACTTGAACTCGAACAATCCGAAGATGAAGTACTCCTCGTTCGGGATGATTGCCTCGCGGAAGACCCCCTCCTCGCGCATCCGGCGGATCGACTCGCTGATCGTGACGTGCGAGACGTCGATGTCGTACTCTGCGGCGAGGATGTCGGTGAGTTCGCGCGAGGATACCTGGGGGTCGCGTGCGAGCTCGCGCAGGATCACCACGTCGCGGTGCGAAAACTCCCATTCGGGCGCGTCGTCGGTCATCTGGTCGCTCCTACGGGAATCATCCCGCACTCAAGGTAAGAAACTCACGGAGTTCCGCGACGTACGCCTCCGTCCGATCCGCCATCACCCAGTGGTAGGCCTCGTCGAGTTCCACCACCTCTCCATCGAGGTCGTCGGCGAGGCGTTCGCCGTATTCGATCTGCTGGAAATCGTCGCCCGCACCCCAGAGTCCGAGGAAATCGGCGGTGATCGCGCCGTAGTCGATCTCGGTCGTGTGGTTCGTGTTGGTCGCTACTGCACACCGGGAAAGCGAGGTGCGACCTTCCTCCGAGAGCCACGGCGCGGTCAGTCCCTCGACGAATTCGGGATCGGGGTCGCCGTACGCACCGAGCGTGAACGCCGAGGAAACCTCGTCCTCGATATCGTCGATCGGCCTCTCGGTAGTCTCGGGCAACCCGAAGTCAGTGATGAACTCGACCGGCCACGAGTCGTAACACACCGCGTTCGAGCAGACCAGCTTTGCGACCGTATCCGGATGGTTGGCAGCATACCGCAGCGCGACCCCGCCACCGATGTCGTGGGACACGATCGAAACCGTCTCGATGCCCAACTCCTCCAGCAACGCCGCAAGCATCGCCTCCTGGGCTCGGATCGACCGATCGAACCCATCGGCCATTGTGGAGTTGCCATACCCGAGAAGATCGGGGACGATGACGCGCCGATCCTCCGCAATCGTTGGGGCGATGTCGCGCCAGAGAAACGACCACGTCGGGATGCCGTGGAGAAAGACGACCGGCGGCTCGTCGGCCCCGTTCGTGCTGCCGCTGCGTTCGCTATCATCGCTCCCGCTGTCGCCGGGACCGTCGTCGCGGTACGCCACCGAGAGATCGTGGCCGTCGACCGTCACGGTGGTCGTCGCCTGGCCCCCGGCCCACTCGTCGTGGTTCATAGGATGTTGTCGGCGATGATGTTCTTCTGGATCTCGCTCGTGCCCTCGTAGATCTTGGTGATCCGGGCGTCGCGGTAGTACCGCTCTGCGGGGTGGTCGGTGACGTAACCCGCCCCACCGAACACCTGGATCGCCTCGTCGGCCACGTCGACCGCGTGCTCGCTCGCGAACAGCTTCGCCATGCTCGCAAAGCGCACCGCATCGTCGTCGCCCGCCTCGACGTGCGAGGCTGCGCGGTAGGTCAGCGATCGTGCGGCGTCGACGTTCGTCGCCATCTCGGCGAGCTTGTGCCGGATCGCCTGGAACTCGGCAATGGGTTGATCGAACTGCTCGCGCTCGCCGGCGTACTCCCGGGCGGCGTCAAGCGCACCCTGGGCGGCTCCCACCGCCTGAGCGGCGACGCTGGTCCGACCCGATGCGAAGAAGTCCATGAGCTGGTAGAACCCCTTGTTCACCTCGCCGATAACGTTCTCTTCGGGCACGCGCACGTCGTCGAGCAGCACCTCGGCGAGATCGGAAGCCCTGATCCCGAGCTTGTTGTCGATCTTCTCGGTCGAGAATCCCTCGGTGTCGGTGGGAACGAGGAAGGCCGTGATCCCCTGGTGGCCCGCGCCGGGATCGGTCTTCGCCATCACGACCGCGACGTCGGCGACCGTCCCGTTCGTGATCCACATCTTGTTGCCATTGAGAACGTACTCGTCGCCGTCCTTCTCGGCGCGGGTTTCGATGCCAGCGACGTTCGAGCCGTGGGCGGGTTCGGAGATCGCGCTCGCCGAGGCCGACTCGCCGGCCGCGATCGGCGGGAGCCACTCCTCTTTCATCCACTCGTCGCCGTACTTGACGATCATGTTGCTCCCGAACCCCGCCGATCCGACCGCGCTCCCGATCCCCGGATCGGCGCGCCAGAGCTCCTCGGTCACGAGCGCCGACGACAGCGTGTCCATCCCCGCGCCGCCGTACTCCGTCGGAATGTTCGGGGCAACGAAGTCGTACTCGGCGGCCTCCCGGCGGAGTTCCTCGGGATACTCCCCCGATTCGTCGTGTTCGCGCGCGACGGGCACGATCTCCTCCTCAGCGAACTCCCGGACCGCACTTCGGATGGCTTCCTGCTCGCCCGATAGCTGAAACGACATACCCAACCATCGCCTTCCAGCGAAAAGTATCTTCGCCTCTATGTTGAACATCGGTAACTACAACACCGATTTCGGGGGAACGACTATGACGATGCCGCTCGTCGGCCGCAGTATGCGCGCAGCAGTCCTCCGTGAGTACGGCGAACCGCTCGACGTGACCGAGGTCGACGCGCCCGATCCTGCGGCCGACGGCGCGGTGATCGAACTTGAGGCGTGTGGCATCTGCCGGAGCGACTGGCACGGCTGGCAGGGCGAGTGGGACTGGCTCGGCCTCAAACCGCCGGAAGGACAGATCCTCGGCCACGAGCCCGCGGGCAGGGTGATCGAGGTCGGGAGCGAGGTCGAGAACGTGAGTGAAGGCGATCAGGTAACCGTCCCGTTCAACCTCGGCGACGGCACCTGCCATCAGTGCCGAACCGGCCACTCGAACACCTGCGAGAACATCGTTCCTCTAGGGCTGAACGAAGCGGCTCCGGGCGCGTTCGCCGAGGAGATGCACGTCCCGGTCGCGGATCACAACGCTGTCCAGCTCCCCGACGGTGTCTCCGCGGTCGACATGGCGGGACTTGGCTGTCGGTTCATGACCTCCTTTCACGCGCTCGCCCACCAGGCGGACGTCGACGCCGGCGATTGGGTCGTGATCCACGGCTGCGGCGGTGTCGGCCTCTCGGCGGTTCACATCGCTGACGCGCTCGGTGGGAACGTCGTCGCGGTCGATCTCCAATCGGAGAAACTCGATCTGGCAGAGGACCTCGGCGCGAGCGAGACGGTGAACGCGAGCGAGGTCGACAACGTACCCCGACAGGTGAAAGCCATCACCGACGGCGGTGCGGCGGTCTCGGTCGACGCACTCGGGATCGCGACCACCTGCCGCAACTCAATCATGAGCCTCGGCACGCGCGGCCAGCACGTTCAAGTCGGACTCAGCACCGACGACGAGCAGGGGTCCGTCGAACTCCCGACCGACATGATGGTAATGCAGGAGATCGAGTTCGTCGGCTCGCTCGGCATGCCGCCGACCCGATACGACGAAATCTTCCGAATGGTCGCCGACGGCAAACTCGACCCCAGTGCCGTGGTCTCCGAGACGGTCGACCTCGACGACGTGTCGGCGAAGCTCGCCGCGATGAGCGATTTCGAGACGATGGGGATCCCGGTGATCGACGAGTTCTAAAACCCACTTTTTTACTTCGTCGGGTGCGCTCACTCCGTTCGCGCACCACTCCTCGCAAAAACCTGGACTAAAAACATCCGCTCACTCGCGCTACGCGCTCGTTCGCGGCGGGATCGCTGGCGCTCTCGGCCACCGCCCTGTGACCGCAGACCGCACAGCACCGCCCGAGCCCTCGCTCCCCATGCTCGCTCGCCCTCGATCCACCAGGTCCGCATCCGCCACCGCAACCGCCAAGCGTCGGCAGACAGCAAAAATGTCACGCAGCGACGAACCACAACGTTGTTAGTTCGATCGGCGAAGGAACTGACGTGCAGACCGAGCACGTGACCGCGGTCGGCGACGCCCGCGACCTGGCGCTCGCCAATGATTCGATCGACCTCGTGGTCACGTCGCCGCCGTACCCGATGATCGAACTCTGGGACGACCTCTTTACGGACCTCGACCCCGCGATCGGTGACCATCTCGATCGGGGTGCGGGCGACGCGGCCTTCGAGGCGATGCACACAGCGCTCGCCCCCGCGTGGGACGAACTCGCGCGCGTGCTCAAGCCAGGCGGAATCGCCTGCATCAACGTCGGCGATGCCACCCGTTCGATCGACAGCGAGTTTCAACAGTACCCGAACCACGCGGCCGTCATCGAGGCGATGCGCGAGCGCGGGTTCCGGTCACTGCCCGACATTCTCTGGCGAAAACCCGCCAATCGCCTCACCAAGTTCATGGGCTCGGGAATGGTGCCGACGAACGCCTACACGACCCTCGAACACGAGTACATTCTCGTCTTTCGCAACGGCTCGACCCGCGAGTTCCCGCCGGGCGAGCGCCGCCGCTACGAGAGCGCGTACTTCTGGGAGGAGCGCAACGAGTGGTTCTCCGATCTCTGGACGCTCACCGGCACCGACCAGACGCTTGACGGCGAGGGCCGCGACCGCTCGGGCGCGTTCCCCCTCCAACTCCCACTTCGGCTCGTCAACATGTACTCGGTCTACGGTGATCGCGTGCTCGACCCGTTCTCGGGCACCGGCACTACCACGCTCGCGGCGATGCTCGCCGGTCGGAACTCGGTCGGCTTCGACCGCGACCACGCGCTCCTCGCTGGGTTCGCCGACCGGGTTTCGGGTCTCGAAACACGCTCGCAGTCGTACGTCGAACGACGTCTCGACCGCCACCGCGAGTTCGTCGCCGAGCGCGAAGCGGCAGGCGAACAGCTCGGTTACGACGCCAAGCACTACGATTTTTCCGTCGTCACGAATCAGGAACGACGAATCCGACTCTACGCCGTCGAGAACGTCCGACTGACCGTCAGCGGATACGCCGTCGAGCACACGCCGTTCGAGTCATAGCGGGACTTTTGTTCGCCCGGCCGGACTCGGGGACATGAACTTCGAGTCGCTCGTTCTCGCGGCTGTCACGGCCGACCTCACAGAGGAGTCGGCTGCGCGCGAACACGCCGACGCTGTCGAGTTCCGGATGGATCTCGCGATCGATCCACTCACGACGCTCGACGACTACGACGGCGAGCTCCCGATACTAGCGACCAACCGGACGGAAGCCGAGGGCGGTGAGGCTGCCGAGAAGTCGGAACGGCTCGACGTGCTCCGCCGAGCTGCCGAACATCCAGCCGTCGAAGCCATCGACATCGAACTCGCAGCGATTGCGGAGAGCGACGGCAGGGATGTCGTCGAACACGCCCACGAGCACGATGCGAGCGTCGTGGTCTCGGCGCACGACTTCTCGGGGACACCATCCCGGTCGGAACTCCGGGAGACTCTCTCGCGGGCCTGCGAACACGGCGACGTCGGGAAGCTCGCGACCACCGCCACGTCGATCGACGACGTGCTCGTACTCCTCTCGGTCACGCGCGATCTCGACGCCAACGGGCATCGGGTGGCGACGATGGCGATGGGAGCGACGGGGCGACACTCCCGCGCGATCGCACCGCTGTACGGCTCGCGGATCGCCTACGCGCCCGTCGACCCCAACGAAGCGACCGCACCCGGCCAGTACGACCTCGCGACGCTCGCCGATCTGCTCGACGCGCTACGGTGACTCGGTGGGCTCTTCGACCGTAAGCCAGTCGCCGAGGCGGGCGGCCACGCCGACACCGAGCAGGCTGATGCAGACACCCAACACCACGAACGCCACCAGTCGGATGTCGCCAGCGATCTCGAACCCCCGGACGGAGACGACCCCGAGTGCCATCGGTGGAACAGTCAAGGGGTCGATCACGCCGGCGCGTTCGAGGAAGTACGCCGCGAACCCGCGAACCACGAACGCGATCGCAATCACCACGAACGGAAGGTTGAGCGCGGCGTTTCCTATCTGGGTGTTTCGGAGCCATTCGTCGAGCGCGTGACCGACGCTCGCGGTCAGCGCGGCTATCGCCAGCCACGGCACGCTGTCGAACAGAAAGGCCATCGCGGTCGTCAACACGCTCGCCCCGGCCGCGAGCGGCGTGGCGCTGATGACGCCCGCGACGATCCCGATCAGGGCGAGTCCCGCCGCGACCACGGTCGTCACCACCGAGACCCGGCCGGTGTAGAGTCCGTCGCGCACCCCGCCCGCGAGCACTGCGAGCGCGTCGTCGACGCCGAGACCCTTGTAGAGGAGGAACAGACCGGTGACGCTGGCGACCGCCGCGAGTGCAGCCGTCACGTTCTGGACTGCCACCAGAACGGGGACCGCGAGCAGGAAGAGACCGATCGGAACCAACACTGTGGCCCGGAGCTGTTCGTCGGCGAGGAACTGCTTCAGGAGGTAGTAGGTGGATTCGAGGTCGCGCGCCTGGCGCACGACGACCCGCGAGACCGCATCCACTCGAACGCGACTCTCGATCACGTGGACGAGCCGCTCGTCGGCCGCGTTGTCGGTCACGACCACCGCCGATTCCACGGGACGAGCGGCGAGCAGGTCGTCGATCTGCTTGGCGATCGCCCGGTCGCTGTCGACCGACTCGTCGGGGGCCGACACCACCGCGAGAACCGGCTCCTCGCCCTCGTTGCGGCGCTCGCGCGCCAGCCGGAGGCCTTCGAGCAGGCAGTTCACCCGACTGTCTTCGGGATCGTCGAGACCGACCTCGGTGACGAGCGAGCGCACCGCTCGCTCGCCGACCACCGGCGTCTCGCCCGCAGCGTCGGCGATGACCGCGCCGCGATCGATGCAGACGACCAGGCTGCTCACACTCGACGTGAAGGAGTGGCCGAACAAAAACGTGTGTCATGCCCCCGGTTCGGCGGGAACGACGCGTCGGTTTATAGCCGGAGCCGGAACTCCTCGTCAGCACCGACCGCACCCGCGACGCCCGCGCCGAAGGCGTACGCCACGCCCTGGGATTCGGCCCGCAGCCGTTCGAGGAAGTTCTGCTGTGGCTCGAACTCCTCGACGGTGACCTCGCGGGTGTCGAGTCGATCGGCGAGGTGGTCCTCGATGTCCTCGCGGGTACCGAGTTCGTCGACGAGACCGTTCTCGTTGGCGTCGGTGCCCAAATAAACCCGCGCCTCGGTCTCGCGGATCGTCTCCTCGTCGAGGCCGCGCCCCTCGGCAACCCGCTCGACGAACGTCTCGTAGTAGTCGTCGACGATCCCCTGGAGGTACTCCTGGTCCTCTTCTTCCGGCTCTTTCAGCGGGAACCCCGCGTCCTTGTACTCGCCCGCGTTGAGTGGCTGGTATTCGAGCCCGAGCTTGTCCGCAAGCCCTTTGGCGTTCACGTTCGAGCCACGGACGCCGATCGAGCCGACGATGCTAGCCTCGCGGGCCCAGAGCTCGTCACACCCGCTCGCGATCCAGTAGCCGCCGCTCGCGCAGGTGTCGGTCGCGTACGCGATCGTCGGCCCCGAGAACCGCTCGGCCGCGATCCGGATGTCCTCACTCGGGAGTACTTCGCCGCCGGGCGTGTTGAGCTTCACGATCAGCGCCCGGACGTTCGGATCATCGTCGGCGCGTTCGATCTCCCCGACCACCTTGTCGGCGGGGATCGAGCGCTGCCGGCTGCTGGGGAGACGGCTCCCCTCGCGCGTGATCGGCCCCTCGACCGCGACCTCGGCGACGTCGTAGCCGTCGCTGACCTGCGAACGGAACCG
The Halococcus saccharolyticus DSM 5350 DNA segment above includes these coding regions:
- a CDS encoding acyl-CoA dehydrogenase family protein, producing the protein MSFQLSGEQEAIRSAVREFAEEEIVPVAREHDESGEYPEELRREAAEYDFVAPNIPTEYGGAGMDTLSSALVTEELWRADPGIGSAVGSAGFGSNMIVKYGDEWMKEEWLPPIAAGESASASAISEPAHGSNVAGIETRAEKDGDEYVLNGNKMWITNGTVADVAVVMAKTDPGAGHQGITAFLVPTDTEGFSTEKIDNKLGIRASDLAEVLLDDVRVPEENVIGEVNKGFYQLMDFFASGRTSVAAQAVGAAQGALDAAREYAGEREQFDQPIAEFQAIRHKLAEMATNVDAARSLTYRAASHVEAGDDDAVRFASMAKLFASEHAVDVADEAIQVFGGAGYVTDHPAERYYRDARITKIYEGTSEIQKNIIADNIL
- a CDS encoding type I 3-dehydroquinate dehydratase, with amino-acid sequence MNFESLVLAAVTADLTEESAAREHADAVEFRMDLAIDPLTTLDDYDGELPILATNRTEAEGGEAAEKSERLDVLRRAAEHPAVEAIDIELAAIAESDGRDVVEHAHEHDASVVVSAHDFSGTPSRSELRETLSRACEHGDVGKLATTATSIDDVLVLLSVTRDLDANGHRVATMAMGATGRHSRAIAPLYGSRIAYAPVDPNEATAPGQYDLATLADLLDALR
- a CDS encoding alpha/beta fold hydrolase yields the protein MNHDEWAGGQATTTVTVDGHDLSVAYRDDGPGDSGSDDSERSGSTNGADEPPVVFLHGIPTWSFLWRDIAPTIAEDRRVIVPDLLGYGNSTMADGFDRSIRAQEAMLAALLEELGIETVSIVSHDIGGGVALRYAANHPDTVAKLVCSNAVCYDSWPVEFITDFGLPETTERPIDDIEDEVSSAFTLGAYGDPDPEFVEGLTAPWLSEEGRTSLSRCAVATNTNHTTEIDYGAITADFLGLWGAGDDFQQIEYGERLADDLDGEVVELDEAYHWVMADRTEAYVAELREFLTLSAG
- the sppA gene encoding signal peptide peptidase SppA, whose protein sequence is MTDHRSRRRTLGGIVAGATAGAGVWGTIKRFRSQVSDGYDVAEVAVEGPITREGSRLPSSRQRSIPADKVVGEIERADDDPNVRALIVKLNTPGGEVLPSEDIRIAAERFSGPTIAYATDTCASGGYWIASGCDELWAREASIVGSIGVRGSNVNAKGLADKLGLEYQPLNAGEYKDAGFPLKEPEEEDQEYLQGIVDDYYETFVERVAEGRGLDEETIRETEARVYLGTDANENGLVDELGTREDIEDHLADRLDTREVTVEEFEPQQNFLERLRAESQGVAYAFGAGVAGAVGADEEFRLRL
- a CDS encoding DNA-methyltransferase, whose product is MQTEHVTAVGDARDLALANDSIDLVVTSPPYPMIELWDDLFTDLDPAIGDHLDRGAGDAAFEAMHTALAPAWDELARVLKPGGIACINVGDATRSIDSEFQQYPNHAAVIEAMRERGFRSLPDILWRKPANRLTKFMGSGMVPTNAYTTLEHEYILVFRNGSTREFPPGERRRYESAYFWEERNEWFSDLWTLTGTDQTLDGEGRDRSGAFPLQLPLRLVNMYSVYGDRVLDPFSGTGTTTLAAMLAGRNSVGFDRDHALLAGFADRVSGLETRSQSYVERRLDRHREFVAEREAAGEQLGYDAKHYDFSVVTNQERRIRLYAVENVRLTVSGYAVEHTPFES
- a CDS encoding zinc-dependent alcohol dehydrogenase family protein; translated protein: MRAAVLREYGEPLDVTEVDAPDPAADGAVIELEACGICRSDWHGWQGEWDWLGLKPPEGQILGHEPAGRVIEVGSEVENVSEGDQVTVPFNLGDGTCHQCRTGHSNTCENIVPLGLNEAAPGAFAEEMHVPVADHNAVQLPDGVSAVDMAGLGCRFMTSFHALAHQADVDAGDWVVIHGCGGVGLSAVHIADALGGNVVAVDLQSEKLDLAEDLGASETVNASEVDNVPRQVKAITDGGAAVSVDALGIATTCRNSIMSLGTRGQHVQVGLSTDDEQGSVELPTDMMVMQEIEFVGSLGMPPTRYDEIFRMVADGKLDPSAVVSETVDLDDVSAKLAAMSDFETMGIPVIDEF
- a CDS encoding DUF373 family protein, which codes for MSSLVVCIDRGAVIADAAGETPVVGERAVRSLVTEVGLDDPEDSRVNCLLEGLRLARERRNEGEEPVLAVVSAPDESVDSDRAIAKQIDDLLAARPVESAVVVTDNAADERLVHVIESRVRVDAVSRVVVRQARDLESTYYLLKQFLADEQLRATVLVPIGLFLLAVPVLVAVQNVTAALAAVASVTGLFLLYKGLGVDDALAVLAGGVRDGLYTGRVSVVTTVVAAGLALIGIVAGVISATPLAAGASVLTTAMAFLFDSVPWLAIAALTASVGHALDEWLRNTQIGNAALNLPFVVIAIAFVVRGFAAYFLERAGVIDPLTVPPMALGVVSVRGFEIAGDIRLVAFVVLGVCISLLGVGVAARLGDWLTVEEPTESP